From the Rhea pennata isolate bPtePen1 chromosome 1, bPtePen1.pri, whole genome shotgun sequence genome, the window CCACGCTGGATGGtcgctgccgctgccgccgccgccgccgccgccggcctgcGGCCCGCCGACATGGCGgagccgggccccgccccgccccgccgcgttGCCGGGAGACCGAGACGCGCGGCGCGCGCCGGCGCCGGACGAGCCTGAGGCGCGCGAGGCCCCGCCCAGTTCGACGCTTTGGCcctccgctccccgccggctCCCGTAGCGGCGCGTGAGCTCGCTGACGTCACCAGCCCAGCGACGCGGCCGGCGCCACCGCCAGCCCGCGCCGCTACCGCGATGTTCAAGGTGAGGAGCCCcattccctcccccctccccgcggcggccgttacgcgcccccttccccccccccgcatgGGGAGGGCAGGCGGCGGCCGGAGGCCCTGGCCCGGCgccctgggaaggggcagcggcgccggccgcggtgGCGCGGCcggagggcggcggcgcggccggcaggGGGCGGCCCTGGAGCGCCCTtggccgcggggcgccgcgccgggctgcccggggccgcggcgccggcctcTTGCAGCGGCTTCGCCGTCAGCCCCTCGCTTTCTCCGTTAAAGCCAAGTGTTATTCATCGGTTGCGTAGACTCAGCGGTCAGCGCGCTTCCGGCTAAGTCCTTTCGATTTACAGCTTGGTGTTTGTAAAAAATCTGGATTATCAGCTGGCAGCTGTGTGCAGAATATGCCGGGGGCATTATCTATAACTGCAGTCACCTAATCTCTCACTGATGTTTTAGAGTGAGGCCTAGTCCTCTATTCTTGTTCCCCAGCAAGCAAAATATGGGGACCACCTTCCATTACTTAAAATTTGGTCTTTATTAGACACAGCAGCATGGAATTGTGATTTAGTGTTACTTTCCTACAGGGTTTGGATTCATATAGCTCCGAAATTCCTTATCTTAAaagtttttcaatttttgtgTAGGTTTTCAGCAAAGTCTgtgaaaaggaaggaggaagctTCCATGATCTGAGCTTAAATCACACAGCAGATATGTTCCCCCAGAGGTCTTTGCCTTAGCTAGTAAGAGCCGTAGCCTGCTTCAGACTAATAGCAAGTTATGTAAGGACCTTTATGTAAGGATTTACTCTCAGAATTATTGAGGGTTCCGTAAGTGTTACTGAATTCTACATTAAAGGGATCACGTATGTCCTGGTGATGAACTTCCAGTACCAAATTCTAGTTGGCACATCAAACTTGTTAGACATTATTCATATTATTCAAATGAAAAGTGATACATTTTAAgagataaaaacatttatttcaaagaacattgaaaatcataaaaatgaaagtttgttctttttctgattccggatttttttaacttcaaactACATTACAGTCCAGAAACTGAGCTtgcagattgcttttttttttttttttaggtgcaTTACTTGTCAGTTTGCGTTAAGCTTGGTTATATATTTGAAATCTATTGTAGGGTTTTGTGTACTGTCATAATATTACTACTTTTATACAGCAATTGAGGTTAGGCAAACTCTGGTGCTTAAGGCCAGCCTGGTTTCAGCTGCTAAGAATAGGGAAGGAGACTTCTTGTTCTTCATATCTGTGCTTCAGGTAAAAGGAATGCTCAAGAgtgggttttcttgtttgtttgttaggGTTGGGAGtcaggagaaagaagggaagagaaaatgcagctgctTCTTAGGGCAAATATCGCCCTTCACAAAAGCATAATTAAGTATAATTAaggatttcctttcttttcctctctcccagtCTTGACAGACTGACAGTCACAGTAACAAGTGAATTAAGAAAAtggacataaggaaaaaaaagttctattttATCTTGCGCTCTTTTTCCTGCTCATATTGAGAACTAATAGAGAATCTATTTTTCCCataggtttttttaattaggagTTAAAAACTTTGAGAAGGACACAGTaaagcaaaagaatgaaaaatgaaatatgatgGGCTTTTCTATCAGTTTTGGTATAGTTTGTCTGTAAGTGATCTGGTGCTTACAAATAAAGTTGAACTCTTCTGttagaaaaagtaataaactttttttagttaatgaaaatacaaaacattgcCTAGAGaggatgtcttttttttttttctttttttaccaaTTGAATAGATGTAGGACTGAAGCAAATTGAAGCTCCATCAAAATGCTTTAGTAAAACAATTGGTTTAGTAGTACTCTgattaagaaattaagaaatgagATTCTAAAGTGACgtttggaaatggaaaagagagcAGTTAGTTCTTCATAAtacagaatgttttattttgtgtatataGCACTTCTAGTTGTTGATTCCATTTTGTTGTGTAAAATGTAGATAAAGAACCCTTGGAAAATGTCTGCACTTCAGTATTATGATAGTATGAACAGTATTACAACAGTACAGTTAAAGCTTTCTGTTCGAATAATCCTGTGATCATTGACAACTGTTTGGAAAACTGAGGTGATGCCATTCTTATGCTCCACTGTTAGCATGCTTGATACATATGTGCATATTTACATAAAACACTCAAATGTTTAAGGCATTTAGATTTACTACTCTTGTTGGTGATATTTAACACTATTTATATTATTAGAAAATTATGTAAACAGAGGCAAAAAACACACCTATTGTTTAACACAGTagacttgatttatttttcctaaatggAGGTGAATCAATAATGAattatgcttttaattaaagtatCATTTTACAAAAAACTTTATTGCTGTTTTTGTAGATTTCTTTTATACGAAGGACACTTGTGAAAACATTAAATTGAAGTTGTGAAAATTGTGTCATACGTATAACAATTGTTTGCTCTAGTCAGATATTGTGTCTGGGTGACTGAAGTTGAGAGAGGCTTATTTCAAAAGCCTTCCCTATTGCTAACATCTTTTGAGTGTAGTATATGCCATTGGTGTAACAGTTATTATAGCACAGCTATTCTTAGTTTACTAGAGTAGCTTGAAATTTAGGCTCACTTGAAATATTTGAACTCAACATGATAGTTCAGATAACTGTTAGGTGTAGTTTAAATAAATGTGATGCTACGTTGAGGAAGGCAAATGGAGTAGATGAGTATCTTGATGCCTTTTCTAGAcgtatgttttatttttaacatcagaAAAATCGCAGCAagtaatattttactgaaaacactttcagaatgaaaatgcatttcagatttttgccttttcagcGAGAGAAcaattttacagtgaaataaaagaatgagGAAATACATCCTACAGTTAATAATGGTTAGTGGCATTCATGTTTTTGTCTTGGCTAATTAAAGTGTGTGAAAAGTCTTTGTTTAAGCAAACATTATTAAAGATTGTTCATGTTTTTCCTTGACTGTGAAACATAACTGGACTGGTCATTGTGGTGTTTCATTATATTGCTGTATTAATGAGTCTATATAAGTAAAGAAAAACTTCCATTTTAAGCAAGTTTTTCCATCCCTTTCCATCCCTTTTGGCCCTCCATCAGATCCATTgcatctttctgaaaaacaaccaTGTGGCCTGATTCATATGTGCTGTTTCTTGCACATGAGCAGACATTTTCAGGAAGTTTGACAACTATATATTCTAGTTTTGAGTTTGAAGAGTCTCTtggttttatttaatgtttaataaatattcaatCTGTAAAGCGGTGGATGAAATCTGAGTTGCAAATACTGATCTGTATACAATAAACAGTCTGTATAAGTTTAAAGCTACTTTCTAACAGTTCTGCAATGGGCAGAGAGAAAGTGATTTAAGACTAATCGTGTTGCTAGGTTGGTTGTTGTAGAAGGATGAAAGATGCACTGATTTAACATAGGCTTGTTTCATAAGCCATTAAGTCACTATAATATCCTTACTATCCCTGAAAAGGAAGAGGTCTTGCTGCCTTCTTCTTCATCCCCTCTTCCCTAACCACACATTCTTCTGGTGCTAATCAGACTGTTTCATGAATAGGTTCAATCGACGAACCCCACAAAAAGCTCTCCACTTCCTCTGCAGGATTAATCTATGCCAAGTTAGTGAGGTGAGTTCCCTTGCAGTGAAACCCTCCAGCCACCAAAGGCAGGGCAAGGGGAGCAGCAGGACTAATCAGGCCATGAGCATCTCCGGCTTGGTTGCCACAAGCCATTGGATTCCTTCATGCTGTGACATGGTGCAAATAACAGACTGTTGTAACTCTGCACAACTAAGATATATATGTTTCTCAGTTTAGTAACATGAAGACGAGATATTGAAAGGTCTTCTATTTTAACTCTCTTCTTGGATTAATAAGGATAAACTAATAAGGATGAGTATTTGTTGgaaattttttgtgtgtgtattcttGATTAGTCAAACCTCTTAAATTCTTGGGTTTTTGGTTAAAGCATGCTCTTCctttaagaaatacaatttAACATAGATCCTGAATATAGGAAAAATTGTATTTACCTTTTATATGGTGATTGTGTTGTGTGATTGAATCTGAGGCATTCAAAAACAGTCAAGTGTCTGTCATGATGCTAGCAGTACTGTAATTCTTGTCTCACATAAAAGTAGGAGATAATCAGTGATTTCTAAGAATTTTAGAACTATGTGCTGATACTTTCAACtgtaggtcttttttttttctttctcccctgtAAATCTGGATGTAGACAATAACTAGaattaaaatgctgaattttttgGTATTAGCTACGGAAAATAGATGCATTATGGAATTTCAtaaaattgcttaaaatatgaattaagtAATACAATGTTCTTAGTATCTATACTGGCAAAGTTGAGTATAATTGTATTTCAAGTgagaaaatgatctttttgtGAGGTGAAAACTGAGATTAACATTTACAGCTGCTGTCTCCTTTAGTCTTAAGCTTTTCTAAATACCTTCCGAATAATTTGTGTGTTACCATTTGAGCACCCAAGAGTGTTAGGTTGAGTACTACTGACCTCCCTTTCTCCTGACTTCCAATCATCTTAACTTATCACCTATGACCGTATACTGGAGCATAAATATTGTCTGTATAGAATGTGTTCCAACATGTTGTCATCTTGTTTGGACTTAGAGCTTACATGTCTTCTCATGATGTTTCCAGGTAATTCAACTGGGGGCCACCCCTGTTAGCCTGGGCTTGCTCTCTATCCAAGTTTATGCTTcctcttcagagaaggaaacttCCAAAAAGGAGTTGCTGAAAATTGATGAAGTAAGTATGGTTAGATCCCTAATGCTCTTCTACCTATGgagaaatatttgcagaattCTGAAAGACCAACTATATTTTGAAGAGCAAACGCATTTGTGTGTATCTCCTTACCTTTTGTATCTTGCCTTTAAActcaattctttattttcagtaacagaGAAGTCAGTATGGTGTTGCATTTGGTGAAACCTGCTTGACAGTGTCAGACTTGCTCTCATGCATGATATTTTTTGTACATTAaagctttttgttcttcattcagaaattcttttcaCCTTCATAGTTTACCTGGAGTCGTGTTTCAAATCCACAggaatatctttgtttttttatctaGATAATGccatatatttttatgacaaaTACTGTTGTcaaattctgttaaaatttcatttttgttctcaaATGAAAGAGTAAAACCAGAAGATTGTATTTCTAGAAGTGCAGTAGTTTATTctctgttttagaaataaattttcttgtCTGGTAGCACTAAGTATTGTAGCCTACAGACTACACTGTCTCCACCCAGAATTATGTcaattttcattgctttgcaGCATTAGGACCTAGGTagcaacaaatacaaaatgcagtCATAATTTAAACCTGTCACTCAACTGTTTCCTTAAGATGTTTCAGATGTCTTGGTTATATCACAATTGGAATTCTGTAACTTCCTGTCCTATCTCAAACCGTAGTGTAATTACTTACAAGTACTGTTGCGTATGCTTTTAACGGTCTCAAACATTAAAGACATATTTTATAGTTCATAACTAAATATGGCCTTATGTCTGTGagattttgtagtttttttttaacgtagtggtaaaacattttaatcCAAAGTGTCGTTTCATGAGCAGTGGAATtatatgaagctttttttttgtgtaggCTTAGGTCTTTTGGATATGTCTGCATTAGCAGTTCACTTACGTAGCATGAGAAGATCGACAGCTGAAGCAGTCTCCTAGCTTCCCTCAAAGGAGGAACTTTAGCTTGGGTCTTTGTGTGCCCTGCACCTCCATTGGCATGAGTCAGTAGTGAGGCAACAGCCTGGGGTTACGCTCGTGCTGAGTGATCGACTTGCCCGTCAGCTTCAGTAAAGCAGCATGTGCGATGGTGGAGTTCCGGTGCCTTTCTTAGCGTTCACAGTGTGCAGTTTCTGAAACTGTCTAGTTTCATCAGACATATGGGAATTTAATTACCTCTGAGACTTCTATCCGTGTGTTTCAAACTTGGCTGTGAGGTTATCTAACAGGATCAAAAATTGTTAGCAGGTGACTAATTGTGATTATGATTGCCAAAGATAATCAGAGATACAGCGACAggtacataaaaataatttgacaaCTTCCATAGTTGGATTCctcataatattttaaaagaaaataattttaaatctcatttccCTAGGAAATCTGGTTAACAACTTTTTTTACTACTATAGATAATTGTTTCCAACTTACCTTGAAAAGAGTGCTAACTGCACTTTGAAGCAACAATATGTTGCTTCAAGATAAACATTAATTTACACTTAACTACAAAATGTTATATAAACTTTTATACTAAACACAAGTTTAGTATAAAATATCAggaattttaacattttttttctattttttctatttttatctaaGTTTTGCTGTTCCACTTCAATagtataaactttttttttttagtggtatACTACAGTCTTAAATGTGCTCAGGTAATTGCAATAAGTACATTGTGCCTTAAGCCCCAAATTACGGTGTTTTAGTATTTATTATGTGAACATGCCCGTTGCTCTTTAGGTGAATGTTACAATTTCTGTTTGCTCCTATCATCATTTTGGTGCTGTTAATGCAGTCAATTGCTACTGCGGTTAATGGCTACAACGCTGGGATGTAGTACAGTTaaacgaacaaaaaaaaagctgggatgtagtttattaataaataaaccCATTTGTATTAGGTGCTACCTTGGTTAGGTAACTACTTAGACTCTCTAATAATGGCCTGTGCAAATAGAAGAAATGATTGATTGTGACTTTAAAGTTCTAGTACATTTGGTATGTTAACTGGGAACCAGAAGTGCTGATTAAGACTAGAAACATTTCTGGCAAGTATGTTTTGAATTCTTATTAAACTACTTTAACAGTAATTTATAACTTGTGACTTAGATCATATAGCACCTACTTTGGATGAATTGCATAGCAATTAGAAGTAGTCATTATTGTAATGTATAATTAAACTTTGCTCCTAATAGTTGTCTCGCAGCTGTACTTGAATTTTTATTATGCATTGTTTACGTAGCAAGCATCAGGCTCTCTGGTAAGAGACTTAGTGCCCTGCAGACCTACTTGCATAATTACACCTTTGTTTTTAACCTCTTGTTTGGTAATATTCACAGCTGTCACTCTACTCCTGTCCAGCTCGTGAGACTAAATATGTGGAGAATCCACAAACCCAGTTGGAAGAAGGGATTTCACATTTGCGGCATGTTATGGAACCATACACAGCCTGGTGTCAGGTATAACGGTTTTGTTAAATGTGTTAGCGATTTGGTGATAAAGGTTTAGCCAGGTTTCTAgatgcagaattaaaatatttctgaatgtaaaagaaagaactgctttaaaaatagtcaTGAAAGGATTTGAATTTATAAGAATCTTTAGATGGcagcaaagtatttttacaaaaaataattatctttaaaaatatttttcccaaatttTGCATGATTAAAAGGAGATTGACATAAAATATCAAGTGGTGTGTTTTGAGGCAGCAGTAATGAGTTGTCCTCACTGCAACTGTGACAGGGAAAAACTgcttagaaaataaatcagtattttcagaacCAGAATGTTGAGGGAAGGAACATGGCTCTCTGGGAGAGAGAAGATCCCTAATCACTACATGGTGGCTTCTAGGCCTCATCCCAAAAcgtttttatgtatttttattaggTAGCATATTTGTACCAGTATAACCTGTCATTAAATACAGAAACGGTCCTctggagcagaaaggaaaggcGAGGTCTTTGTAATCTGGATCTAGACTATTGTTACTAGGTTACGGAGTTGTATGATTGCTTTCTTGCACTCTTCTGAGCCAGTGACTGTTGAGACTCTCTTAACTCTTGTTGTGCTAGGGAGAGTGTTGCATGAAACATTTGATCAGGTAGtcttagcttttaaaaaatgtacttactcctttttttctggaaagaacatggatctgtatgttttttaaaggaatgttgTGGACATTGAACTCTTGAGTCCTCTAGGTCATAAATACAAACCAGAAATACATGTCCCCTGTAATTCCTACATAAGCTCCTAAGCCTGAAAAGGCAGAAGGGTGGATGGCCCTGTCTTCTGATCTGTTCTTGGCAACTTTACATGATTCTCTACTTCATGTGCTGGCTGTTGTGAACCTTGCTTTTAGGCTGCAAGCTGCTCTTTCTGTTCTGTACAGAAAGATGAGATTTTGAGCTCAGGGCTATGGTCCTGCCTAAAAGTTCTATGTTGTGGTGCCTACCGTTCATACTGCCTATacctttcctgaaaaaatatcCAGGGCCACTCACAGCCTCGTTACGTGTTTCTGACATGCACATCAGCAGGGTATAAGCTTCAGTTCTGAATGTGAAGGGGGATGTTCTGCAGTGTCACTAGAGCTCTGACCTTTTTAAATGCCTATGTTCTGTTTGGTTGCCTGTGGTAACTGTAACTGAGAGTGAAATTTGAGAAGTGACTAGTTACCTGGTTGGACTGATTGCAGGTAAGCTCTGTACGGTGCTTTACATCTCACTGGCCTGTTACTTTGTTTGCCTCATTTTTATCTACATGGTAATTATTTGCATAAGATATGCTCTTTTGCTCAGACAACAGATCATTTCTTCACAGTGGTTCACTGACTCATTTTATGAAGCAGGCATGTAAACTTCATGGTTTTGGAGTCATCTTGATTGCTTAACTGTAGTCAGAGCCTattgcttccccccccccagctactttaaaaaataacattttagatATCCATCTCAGTTGCCTTTCAAAATGAGAGGATAACCCAGGATATTGAAAATAGAATTGGCTACATTCATATaccattttttacttttttaagaaTTACTTGCTTAATCCTAATAGAAAGCCAGTTCAAAACACAGATGCAGAAATAAGAGTTTTGTGTGAGCTCTGACAGAAGATCAAACTTAGTCAGTCTCTGAGTCTTTAGAGTATGCTCTTCTTTGCACTGGCATTTAATATGGCCAACACCCATTTAGTGTTATGTTCTGTCTGTCATgtgctaatttttcttttgtgacaAACTTTTGGTAAGTCACTATTACCAATAAGGAAATGAAACTTCTTCTAAAGATACTGTCGCACTGTAGTAGCCTAAACAAATGGTTTCACTTCCCCATAGATGTAGCTCAAGTAGGATCAAGACTATTCTGTTCTTTAACTTCAGGCACGTATGTTTAGGAATTTGTCTAGTACGGTCTGCCCAAAGAATAAACTGTCTTTGCATAATTAGCAAGGTTGCTCTTACtaagttttgtttctgctttgatAAAAAGCAGTGTGATTCTCCCCTCTACCCCCACCACTTATATTTCCTACTTACTGTcagtcaggggaaaaaaatagaggtaATTCCTGGAGTTGCTGTAGTGCTTCTTTGATTAATTGGTTTTGACACTGTatggcatcttttttttctcagatcatCTCAAAAATGCCATTACTAATTGCTAATGGCTTGAGATAATGTCTCTTGGAAAGGGGGATTAATCAGCTTGCAGAATGACTCATGTCCCTCTGAAGTGCAAAAAATGagttttagttttttattttcttcctttgcattcTTAACTCAAGAATTTGCAATATTTATGTATACTGAGAAATCTGAGATAATCCTCAATTTCAGCTACTTGATCAGAAACTCAGTGAAATAGTGAAGTAGACCTCTACATTTTGAGGTACTATATTTGATCTTTCTCCAAAGACTACCTTGAGAAAATGCTGTATGTTATGCAAAATGTAATGTTTAGCAAGCCTAAACTTGTGAGTGAGGGGAAGAAGTAGGAATAAAGGGAAGTAGTCTTGGTGAACTGGGTAAAATTAGaacttgttctgttttccttatttttcttactgGTTTTGTATATTAGAATAAAACAATGCATACATTCATTTCCTAGTTTGACCTTGAATAAAAGATCTGCAGCTGTGTTTTAGACCCAAACAAAACTGTATTATGGGTAAATGAACTAGaggttttcttctgttgttttgttttgtccccccccccccctttttttttaagcaacctaaaaatctttttcttcattggCTTAGTGACAATGCAGTGgttaatattttacttaattGGTATCTAtttactgttgttttcttttcttttctttaggatCTTTATGCTAAAGCTATGCCCAAACTAGAAAAAGCTGTTGAGCGTGGTAGAGGTAAATCGGTTTAGTTTTCTATATgaacaatttaaaatgcaggaCTATACTACATCTTAAATTAAAAGGAAGTTCCATTAAGTATCATTCTACCTATAGTCTTTTATGCATGTAAGGCTGTTTTTCTACATGCATTTCCTTTATGGACCATTATGACACATAGTTAAAATCTGTGACCTGCATCTGTGGATGCAGGTCTATGCATCTAGTGCCAATAAGAATGACAGACATGAAGAAAGAGTCTCACAATTTATTCCTGCCAAAAGGAAGCATAATTCAATAGTAGTTGCTTGACCCAGCCCTGTAACTGAACCTTCCTGCAATCTTTATTTGTTGTTTCCAGTGCTGGGTCTTGTTTTTGCTAAGCTTAACTTTATCATTTTGGTTTACCTCCTTGGATCTCTTAAGTATTTTGAATTAATACCCTTTAAAGCATCCTTTCCCGTTTTGGCTCCTTGAGACTCAGTATAGATACTAACAGTTGCCTCTTCATCAGAGCTCATTTCAGATCCTGGGCCTTAGTTATCCTGTCCTTAAATTTAACATTCTATCTTTTGAATTCCTTTGATTTTTCCATAGCTCTTTTTATTCCCCATATGAGGTCCCTATTGGACCTTCATATGAGAGCTTCCTTCATTTCTGCCatgtctttgttttgttctgttctgtttttgtacGGTGTTTCACTGAAACTAATTTTTGTTAGCATGTAAACATAAGAATCCATTTTGTAAAGATTTTTATCACCAACTTGAAAAAGATATAATTGAGAtgcaaaagagcaaaacaaaacagatggcCCAGAAGTGAAGGCAAATCTTCTATGAAAATTGGTAAATACAATACGATGTTCAGTTTCATTCATGTATCACTAGAGAAGATCTCAAGGGCTTTGAATTTTATGCCAGCAGTTACAAAATGTGCATGATAGTTAAATGTGTTTTGATAACTCTTTATGTCTTGTAACAATTGCCAGCATGTATTGATGGTTCCTTATCACAAAAACACTTTCACATTACATTAATGCACTGTGTTCTGACCTCTTTTCAGAGGGCTGTGAATTTCTCCAAAATCCCCCTCCTGGATTTTATCCAAGGCTTGGTGTGATTGGTTTTGCTGGGATTGTTGGATTGTTTCTTGCTAGAGGTAAGTGAGGAGCCATTGAACTGTTTGTGTTATGATTCGGGGTAAATTACTTGTTGatgggtttttctttctttgggaGTGGGAGGAAGAATCCTAATTTTTAACTGTGAGATATCTGATGTAAGTTACAAGTATGTTTCTGCAGTGCTTGTCCCATTATAAAGAAACATCACGCAAAAGGTGCGTGGTACCTATTCATTATTGTTTATGAATCTGTATTTGTTACTAGAATCTAGTCTTTGATCTTCAGTTAGTTTATTGTAACAAAAgtaggaaaggatttttttagaCTAAAAGTCTTCTAAATTGCTAAAGTACTTGATCATGTATGTCGCTGTCGACAACTGgagaaataaattatggtaaaaTACAGAGGTTCCTAAACTATgatacatgtatgtatgtacatttGTTGTATATTCAAGTCGCTTCAAAGTTTTGTGTGTCCAGGTGCAAAGCTGCTGCAGACAAGAATATCCAGCAAAAATACTTGTGAACTCTGGATATAGtataaatacaaatgtattttgtggTGCAGAAATGTGATACAGCTAATTTCATCACATTAGTTGAAGAAACAATAATATGTTTATGCTTTGACAGGAATGTATGTTAATTCTAGAAATGTACATTATTGTAAGACATTCTTAATACAGTGAAATGAGATAACACAAAGTTGTGGAATTTAAATACTAGTGAGGACTTACTTTGGATAAAAAATATACCTTAATGGACTCCATATATGTTGAACAAACTGGAAATGTGCACTTGGCTCTTCAGAAATGGCAAAGATTCTATGAATGCACCATCTCCCTCTACCTGCCAAAATTTAATTTCCAAAGATGATATATTCTCCCATTTGAAGTTCTTTCTCTTTGAGTTCCTTCTTCTTGAGTTGTTACGTGATTATGAATAAGATTCATTTCTAGCCTTTGAGTGTGGCAAAAttatggaagaaagaaaagtagtcTTGAGACTGGATCTGAAAGATAAGAGGATCCtaagtttaataaaaataaatccttcatAACATGAATATCTGTTCTGTGAGTCTTTTAGGATGGAGCCATAGTTTATTAATTTTATCTGATTATCATTGACAATACTGGAGAAAATATCTGGACTGGTATTTCCAGAGAGTATTCCTGCTGTAATAGGAAGTACACCCTAATTTTGATGTTGCAGAATGTTAGAACCAAATTAACCAAATTTCCTCTTTATTGTTGgggatttttttgggggggggg encodes:
- the APOO gene encoding MICOS complex subunit MIC26 encodes the protein MRKYILQLIMVIQLGATPVSLGLLSIQVYASSSEKETSKKELLKIDELSLYSCPARETKYVENPQTQLEEGISHLRHVMEPYTAWCQDLYAKAMPKLEKAVERGREGCEFLQNPPPGFYPRLGVIGFAGIVGLFLARGSKIKKVVYPIGFMGVGASLYYPQQAAAIAKVAGTQLYDWSVQGYIALESLWKDTPKKKKSGKKSDKGDADGDKPLEVHAVPNEE